A region from the Papio anubis isolate 15944 chromosome 6, Panubis1.0, whole genome shotgun sequence genome encodes:
- the TBCC gene encoding tubulin-specific chaperone C, whose amino-acid sequence MESVSCSAAAVRTGDMESQRDLSLVPERLQRREQERQLEVERRKQKRQNQEAEKENSHFFAATFARERAAVEELLERAESVERLEEAASRLQGLQKLLNDSVFFLAAYDLRQGQQALARLQAALDERRRELQPKKRFAFKTRRKDAASSTKVDAAPGIPPAVESLRDSPLPKKAEGDLGSSWVCGFSNLESQVLEKRASELHQRDVLLTELSNCTVKLYGNPNTLRLTRTHNCKLLCGPVSTSVFLEDCSDCVLAVACQQLRIHSTKDTRIFLQVTSRAIVEDCSGIQFAPYTWSYPEIDKDFESSGLDRSKNNWNDVDDFNWLARDMASPNWSILPEEERNIQWD is encoded by the coding sequence ATGGAGTCAGTCAGTtgctctgctgctgctgtcagGACTGGGGACATGGAGTCTCAGCGGGACCTGAGCCTGGTGCCTGAGCGGCTTCAGAGACGCGAACAAGAGCGGCAGCTGGAAGTGGAAAGGCGGAAACAAAAGCGGcagaaccaggaggcagagaaggagaacAGCCACTTTTTCGCCGCCACCTTTGCTCGGGAGCGAGCGGCCGTGGAAGAGCTTCTGGAGCGCGCGGAGTCGGTCGAGCGGCTGGAGGAGGCAGCCTCTCGGCTCCAGGGGCTACAGAAACTTCTCAACGACTCGGTTTTTTTCCTAGCCGCTTACGACCTGCGGCAGGGACAACAGGCGCTGGCGCGGCTGCAGGCGGCCCTGGACGAGCGGCGCCGGGAGCTGCAGCCCAAGAAGCGTTTCGCTTTCAAGACCCGGAGAAAGGATGCTGCTTCGTCTACCAAAGTAGACGCGGCTCCTGGCATCCCCCCGGCAGTTGAAAGCTTACGTGACTCCCCGCTGCCCAAGAAGGCGGAAGGAGACCTCGGCTCCAGCTGGGTGTGCGGATTCTCCAACCTGGAGTCCCAAGTCTTGGAGAAGAGAGCCAGCGAGTTGCACCAGCGCGACGTCCTTTTGACCGAACTGAGCAACTGCACAGTCAAACTGTATGGAAATCCCAACACCCTGCGGCTAACCAGAACCCACAACTGCAAGCTGCTCTGCGGTCCGGTGTCCACCTCGGTTTTCCTGGAGGACTGCAGTGACTGCGTGCTGGCAGTGGCCTGCCAACAGCTCCGCATACACAGTACGAAAGACACTCGCATCTTTCTGCAGGTGACCAGCAGGGCCATCGTGGAGGACTGCAGTGGGATCCAGTTCGCCCCTTACACCTGGAGCTACCCGGAGATCGACAAGGACTTCGAGAGCTCTGGTTTAGATAGGAGCAAAAATAACTGGAACGATGTTGACGATTTTAACTGGTTGGCCCGGGATATGGCCTCCCCAAACTGGAGTATTCTTCCTGAAGAGGAGCGAAATATCCAGTGGGACTAA